A single window of Nicotiana tomentosiformis chromosome 1, ASM39032v3, whole genome shotgun sequence DNA harbors:
- the LOC104096978 gene encoding protein TRIGALACTOSYLDIACYLGLYCEROL 1, chloroplastic: MQAASHCYPLHLSRRGSYNKVSHVNVKVLSLNWLPRRFDFNQGAQTRKVLKPFKLKRFCVIPNSNDGHPSLSVSEEDTTASKEDTSTVEEWENGGETFLSKWSPPRYLWRGLSVPILAGQVIIRIIKGKVHWRNTLQQLERVGPKSVGVCLLTAAFVGMAFTIQFVREFTRLGLNRSVGGVLALAFSRELSPVVTSIVVAGRIGSAFAAELGTMQVSEQTDTLRVLGANPVDYLVTPRVIASCIALPFLTLMCFTVGMASSALLADGVYGISINIILDSAQRALRSWDLISAMIKSGVFGAIISIISCAWGVTTLGGAKGVGESTTSAVVLSLVGIFIADFALSCCFFQGAGDSLKNCV; this comes from the exons ATGCAAGCAGCTTCTCATTGTTATCCTCTTCACTTATCCAGAAG AGGCAGCTATAATAAGGTGAGTCATGTAAATGTAAAAGTTTTGAGCTTGAATTGGCTTCCTCGGAGATTTGACTTTAATCAAGGAGCTCAGACCCGTAAGGTTTTAAAACCTTTCAAACTGAAAAGATTCTGTGTGATTCCTAACTCTAATGATGGTCATCCAAGTCTGTCTGTTTCTGAAGAGGACACAACTGCATCTAAAGAGGACACATCTACAGTGGAAGAATGGGAAAATGGAGGAGAAACATTCTTGAGTAAGTGGTCACCTCCCAGGTACTTATGGAGGGGATTATCAGTTCCTATCTTGGCAGGGCAGGTTATTATTAGAATCATAAAGGGTAAAGTCCACTGGAGGAATACTCTTCAACAGTTGGAAAGAGTTGGACCTAAGTCGGTTGGTGTCTGTCTGTTAACAGCAGCTTTTGTTGGCATGGCCTTCACTATCCAATTTGTTAGAGAATTCACTAGATTAGGGTTAAATAGATCTGTTGGTGGGGTGTTGGCCCTTGCCTTTTCAAGAGAGCTAAGTCCAGTTGTCACATCAATTGTAGTTGCTGGGCGTATCGGTAGTGCATTTGCTGCAGAACTGGGCACCATGCAGGTATCTGAGCAGACTGACACGTTGAGAGTTCTTGGTGCAAATCCTGTTGATTATTTGGTGACACCAAGAGTGATTGCTTCTTGCATTGCGTTACCATTTTTAACCCTAATGTGCTTTACAGTTGGAATGGCATCCAGCGCTCTTTTGGCTGATGGTGTTTATGGAATTAGCATAAACATAATCTTGGATTCTGCTCAGAGAGCTCTTAGATCATGGGACCTTATTAGTGCGATGATTAAATCAGGGGTGTTTGGTGCTATTATATCCATCATAAGCTGTGCTTGGGGGGTCACCACGCTGGGAGGTGCCAAAGGGGTGGGAGAGTCGACTACTTCAGCAGTAGTTTTATCTCTTGTTGGCATATTCATAGCTGACTTTGCTCTCTCTTGTTGTTTCTTCCAGGGTGCCGGTGATTCCCTGAAGAATTGTGTGTGA